attttccattgggcttcgggaccaatacTGGATttgcgacccagatcgggaactttgcctcgcggataaagccgcgcTTTAAGAGCcaagctacttcctcttctagggcctcaactcgagttgttcctaggcgcctttgtttctgggatttcgcaggcacgcttttatccaagtggagggtgtgtatgatgacgctcggactaatccccaccatgtcttcatgagaccatgcgaacacgtccaggttctcctgcagaaacttaatcagctccgccttcctttcgctacatagatttttcccgagctttatcACCCGCGAGGGAtcttgtggatcgatatttacctccttgagctcttcgatggcttggagctcggatttatcctcgcctattctggggtcgatatcatcacatAAGATGATATTATCCCCTTCGacattttgaggtttttcaatctcagggctAGGCACAAGttcttgagattcctcatttccgctctagacggtcatcgttaactgcccgggtttaaattttcccttcatagaaatgttgtagcattccgtggcagcaagttgatcgccacggaccgtgcatatccccgaggaagaggggaattttagtgcgaggtggcggatggaggttatggcttcgaacgctatcaatgtaggtcggcccaaaatagcattgtacgcggcgggacaatcgatgaccacaaactcgaggagtttcgagactgtccgaggtccctctcccaaggtgatcactagctcgatcgttcctattgccaccgacccttctccagagaatccgtatagaatcatggaggtggctttcagctcggtgacagataaacccatcttttccagcgtggaccggaatagtaggtttaccgagctcccattatcgaccagtactctcctaaccctcaGGTTAGCGAGCTAaacggctacgaccagagggtcgttatgagggaactggacgtggctagcatcttcttcagtaaatatgattgcttgcctctccaatcgttgcttcTTTGGTAGATGCTGCTTAGGGACGAACttcactccattatgagccttaagttcattgacatatctcttttgggcacctctgctcgtgccagccagatgggggccACCGGAGAtagtggatatctctcctcctatcacaggaggagggacgtcctaatctatccgagacccgggctgacttatcggaacctccggagctggatggccggtgggaactctattccgcgcatattgagctaagggtccggctctgatgagagtttcgatctcatccttcaggttcctacaatcatcagtgttgtggccaatgtcgttgtggaaccgacaaaacttggaggggtctcgcttacccttctggtgcttcaacagttccggcttcttccaagggaggcgagcagaatttgctaggaaaatgttctccctagtgtgtgtgagctcggtataagtcatGTAGACCGGCttgaatttttctacggacttgtttttctttgggctgtgctggccgccctcgttgctcccttttctcttgcctccaccaaactggttattctatgTAACGGTTTGTGTAACtgtcacgacatccgttcccactccagcgggctgctcaagggcctggctggttcccgcggcagATGCTcacgcctcctccaggttgatccatctctgggccctatttaggaattcgtttacggtgctgactccctttctttgtatctcttcccagagtccgcctccaacgaggatcccagtcctcaaggccatgagcttggagctgtcatcctcATCTTTGGCTCGAGCAGTGatgtttgcgaatctgctcaggtaagccttcaaaggctcgtcgggctgctgccttacgttcgccagggtgtcggccttgatgcgggcagcctgagaagctcggaaggCCCTCTTAAAGTCAGTAGAGAAGGTTTTCCAAGACCTGATGAATTGCTTTTttctctgcttgaaccattgcctgccccgcccagtcaaggtggaaggaaatattaaacacctcagctcaaGACCTATGTtgtgagccatcattagggtgttgaacatgcctagatgatctgacgggtccccgtctccgttgaacttggacaagtgaggcatacgaaaaccaggtggatatgccgttgctgctatgctgggggcgaagagctcgagtccgtcccctgaatcatactcatctttttatttttccaacaagagcttcctcattagctcctccatctgagccaaacgctcaagggttttgtcctgacttccttggttgttccggggctgttcaacagctctggtTCCATGGTACGTGTTAGGcaagttattgtccctcctatcttgagataggttatatgggacattcccgttgtcacgtacttcagacaggccttccccttggcgagtacgactgccatttccaactgggtctcctctTTGAGAGCTTAGGCAATCTCGGAGGTCGTCCCTCAgggcggcctgaggactttgcACCGAGCTCAAGCACTGTCGCAGGTCTCTGCCGGAGATGTCACTTCGATGACTCCCGATCCAGTAGATTCCATTTGAGAAACTCGGAGCCCATCACTAagggtgaggatctgggacttCTCTGGGTGCctggctacgatgggaaggtccgacagaaggaggattcctcctacttctcccatgagccggaatgtctcggactggaaagggaggagatgggtatcttatcggtgaaggaggatgtctgatcgGGGACGTGATCCTAGTcccatcagggcggatcaagcTAGGTTGCGGCTGCTCCGCTCTACCGTCCTCCGCGTCTtatgctcggcggtctgagcggggtgcaggacagctggccggggcgggctgtcgtcacgagccctccccagatctccttcgcgagcttcctcgagccctcctgggtgcgctcgagggcggaagtgagctgggagtcaAGGTTCGGACCGATCGGTTGAACTGCTGCTcgaccctaggaagttcctcaaatgtggtctcccggtggtgcgacgtgggagtagaatttgatgttgagGGTCTGACCGACCGATTGGGCCTAGACCGGTTACCCCggcaggacttatgagtctcaccttgcctctttccgacgttagcgtcggttgtaagagggggtagccgggccaaaacctcttgaatctgctagTTTGCTtttgccagctgactcctcaactgtgcattttccatttctaccgccgccgtgtagaaattcgggttcggattgggcggccggggagccaaacttctagtgtcgtcttggcccagtggctgcttgcccggccgctgctgaacctcagggttctaatcgtcggacatggcggcatgatgggcctcctgcccatcacgttggtccgtctcgttaccatgtcttgagcgagtaactaccatggttgggtatttgcgattgcaccaatctaacagctctcaatgaaagcatcaaactgttgacgcggttcttcggcaacatataattatatgaataaggagagggattaatgctaaataatgaaccgtaatagatgaatgatctcaaaggaaaattataactcgaatagTTTTTTTTGAAGTGGTTCAAAGGTTGAAatcattctagtccaccagccaatattattgatatatctctgatattccttacagggtatttctttacaaataagaagccaaccctttgcaactcccagggtctccatatttatagggagagggcacttGGGTGTTGGCAAatgaggtcatcccgtgaccttcttacccatcatgtcacttctgtgacattcatgattaattcctaaaacctgacaatgaagtttggtctaatcaataggtaagggggataatgggccgcatggcccaacccagtcgtgggtgcctgaacacgcacatttatgctgcgtgtccgagaattcaggaatgaagtagacacgtgatgtctgatatatgcacgtttacattgcgtggttgactttataaaaggtcagaggtgtCAGCTCAAGCTCGTACCCCAAGCTTGATGTAgcctcagctcgtggtgtccacactgctgacccgatgccttagtaATTGCACTAAACCTTTGGTTATCTCGAACTAAAGAGGTAGatccttgtaacagcagctccgggtagatGGCTTCCACGTGGCAAATATAATtgtgcccttttccagctcgctaataacccgtggatatttagggcgtacatatataatatatgttttgggtaagggttcacaccatttttaACTTTCTATTTTAGCCAATCAATAGTTtggataatttatttaaaaaaattaacttttggaccTCATCTTTTGTCAAAAACGTTAAAAATTGGTATATATAGATAAATACTTGTTGAGtccctttattttaaaaaattaaattttggacCTCGGGGTTTATGTATTCGATTACCTATTTAGaccatttattttaaaaaattaatttttaaagatCCTGTTTTGTCAAAACATTATAAATAGGTttatatagatagattatttgaaccatatATATTTTGGTAGATTACTTATTTgtaccatttatttttaaaaggtaaaatgaattattaaaaatttatcgaATAAAGAGTTAGTATTGAATTTTCAGAAATAATATTTGACTAAAATAGAATGGTTTAGAataattattcttttatataattgtgttgtacttttatttttaagtaaatttaaatatatcttctctataaaaagtgtgtagataacaaaaaatcttaattttaacgatttgttttgttaactttaatataatattctaaatatttaatggaatatacttttaaaactaactaaaaatatatatttattaattatattaatataaatttaaatataataaaataatataattatattaatatttaatataagactacatatatagtaattatattaatataaatttgtaaattattattattataataataatatatagtacaagattaaatatttaataatcaatgtaaaaaattcattaaatttttttcatttataaattagctttaattttttttgataTGTTAGATATATTATGTAATTGAAATAGATATATTTtcggtaatattaaaaatgaatttgatCAAAATTGTATTCAATGTACTTTTGTATCCTAATTTAAATACAAGGTAACATTTTGGTACATTAACTAAATTAGAGGATTATAAACTCGTAAATACTCAAATAGTATATAAtacttatttttaattataatattattcattttaaaaaatatatcactcactatatgtatatttatgaatatttttattaatttttaatattatatatattaataaatagttTAGaccacttattttaaaaaattaatttttggatatcatgttttgtcaaaatattataaatacttATGGAAGATTTCTCAATTGTTACTGCCCATAGATAgtaactaacaattatgatgatgtgacaacacAGAGACTTGGAATAgtaagtcaccaacaggtaaatattttttttctacattaatttcgaattttttttgccataattaatgttgtttccaactaatGAGAGACACAAGCTATATTTAGAATTTAACATGCATtttaaaaatgaaaagtttacaatattatattttcaaaataaatacatgtttttcatcaagtaacctttccaaaaatttgaaaaaatcaaaatttatttttaaaaatattaattaacaactataaatatggatcattgatcttaatccaatgattaatattaaagtaatcattaagagtgcacccaaaTAGGtatatatagatatgttatttGAACTAGATATATTTTGGCCAATTACTTATTTGGaccatttattttaaaaatgttaaataaattattaaaaaacttTCAAATAAAGAGTTAGTATTGAATTTTCGGAAATAATATTTGACTAAAATAGAATGGATCAGAATATATTCTCTTTTATATAATTATGTTGTACTTTTATTTTTAAGTAAATTTAAATATCTCTTCTGTATAAAAAGTGTGCAGATAACAAAAActtttggttttaacagtttcttttattaattttaatgaaatatactcttaaaaagtaactaaaaatagatatttattaattatattaatataaattcaaatattataaaataatattattatgttAATGTTTAATATtagactatatatataataattatattaaattaaattcaaattttataaaatatcattattattataatatataatacaagattaatatttaataattttattaatataaatttaaatgttataaaatattattataataataatatataatccttaattttttctaattatattaatataaatttaaatattataaaatattattataataatatttaatacaaaattagatatttagtacttatattaatataaatttaaatattataagtatcattataataataatatatactacataatctaaatttttgttaaaaaattatcagttattatattatattatatatataaaaatataattaatgttttggtttaattcttcatttaatatgtttatgtcattctttaatatattttattatttatttatttgaaatttatataacaatgatacaaatttaattaatataactaacagattttataaataaaattaagcaaatgtgTATGGCACGTTtttttgtatctagtatatttaTAGAAGTCTATTATTGTATAAATATAGATattttgaaattaaaataaaataaaatagaataatagaataaaaatatatatttttagaaatgttgaataaagaaaaagaaaaagaaattataTTTATAGATTACTCAGAATAATAATGGGGTTAGTCCCTAGACCTCTACAACGTTTTATTATTGTTCCACATAATTGAGCTTAAACCTCAATTGACGTACCTTTTCTAGCTATTGTCATATTTTTTGGGTCAGAATTGTCGAAAGGGTGTTAAATTGCggtgattaaaaaaaaaacccacaTCCTATTAAGAAAACTAGCAGAGAGTTACACAAGGACAAACTAAATGTGGCCAGTTTTAAGCGGTGCACGATGCATGGCCACATTCTTAGTCCTTGTACGAAACTTGGATTTTGGTTGGAAGACATGAACCCATATACCCATCCTCCAAAATACCTTCTTCTTTGCCACCCAAACAAAGCCTTACAACCccaccaccgccaccgccaccaccactaccactaccactatcctTTCCTTTCCCGCTAAATCTAACCGTTTTCAAAGCCGTTTGAAAAACATCCTTAACCCATTTCTCAAACAAACAATTAGAAAAACAACCCGACCCATAACAAACCTCCTCTAACACTCTCTCTTCTACACTTAAACTAGTCCTTAGCAACAGCACATTTTGTTTCCCACAAATCTCGCTGAAGCTCTCTTCCATCTTCGACTGGAAAAGCTCCTTCATCTCTCGATCCCTCGCCGGGCTTCGATTGAAAACGAACACGTTCTCGATGGATTCCAAGAATCCTATCGGGTTTCTGAATTCGGTACCTGCGGCTGCGGCCATTTCTCGAGTCAAATCACTGCCTCCGTCGTCGTCGTCTGCCTTAACGTTGAGGTCCAGATCAGTGTTGAAGCTCGACTGCCTCGAAAGTTGATTCTCTTTCTTTTCCATTCGTGGGTTCTTTGTGGCAAACTCCTTGTTGGGGAGGTCCCATTCGATGGCCTTTCGTTTGCCATCGAATTTGAGCGTGTTAAAACCGGTACCTGCTGACATTGTCGTTTCAGTGACATTGAATGTCATCTGGATCACGGCTGAACCCTTGTTGTCGTTTTCATGAACGTTAGATGAGTCTCTTTTACTCAGAATGAAAATTGCTTGAATGCAATTCGCTTCTCCAAATTTTCCTGTCTCGAAACCTTCAGCTAGGAAATTCATCAACTGGGAATCAGCCGATTCGATATCTTCCACAAACACCACGAGTTTCTTGTGAGTTTTCATGGCCATTGAAAGGACTAATTGATCGGGTTCCGGTTTCATTTTCCCATTCGTTTGGTGGTTGTTCAATTGGAGAAGTAAGTCAGAAGATCCAAGAACCAATTCTGCAACGGCGCGAGCCAATCTTTTCTTTCCAATCGAGTCAGTCCCCGGAATCAGCAGCCAACAAGTCTCCGGTTCCTTGGTTGATTCTGAAACGATCATCGCTTCTACGACCGAAGGAATGATTTCTGATTGCCAAGGTACATTCTCTTTCAACATTTTACACATTTCAGTTCTCTGCCAGCTACTTCTTTCCATTTTCCGGTCCACAACTTTGCCGGAATCAGAGTAGGTGGAAATGCCAAGAGCAAGGCTGATCTTCACCTCTTTACCTTGCCTACTACTTCTCAGGGAATTCAAGCTTGGTTCAATTTCTTGATGATGTAATTGCTGCTTTCCGGTTTCTTCACCGTCGAAATTGAACTCGATTGTACAAGAATGCTGTCGTTCGAACCGGCCCTGCTCTAAACCGGGACTGTGCTCTGAAGCCGGATCAGCAAAGGAGATTGAGTTTGAGTCTTGGAAGATGTTGGTCTGGGCTGGCCACCAAGGGTAGGATGAAGTATAAGAGTAAGAGTCATGATAACTTGTACTCTTATTTCCAAATAaggtaatttgattattattattgttgttattgttATTACTTTGCAATGGAAAGTTGAAATATTGAATTTGATTATGCTTTCCTTGGTGTAGACTATGGCATAATCTGCTCCATTTTCTCCTCAACTCTGCCAATTCATCCTGAAAAGTGGTCAAGATTTATATATAAGCTTTTCGGCTAAAAAagttaaaattataataaataaataaagaaattttATATTTATGTAATTAGTGAATATATGGTACCTTTTGAGGGAATTGGGTCCCACATTGTGGTTGCAGCCAAGCAGGCAATTTCTGGTGGCCTGATTTGAGCAACTGAGCTTCTTTTTCACAATGTGAAGCACATTCGGAGCAGCAATTGAGTTTGTGGTCTTGCAATAATATTTCATCCTTGGACCCCAATAATGGCTTGGTTTCTGGGCTCTGAGAGAACATTATCCTTGAGTCATGGACACTGTCGACCATAATAATTTTCAATCGAAAGGTCAGTTTAATTATGTGGTGGTGGAAAATATGTTTTAACTTTACCATTAACACATTTTATAATAAAGTAAATAAGCATATCGACACGCCAGAGATATTGTCTACTACATATGATACAATATTTCATATATGTTTTCAACTTTCAACCttgaactttgaactttgaaGAATGTTATGGCAGGAAAATAATTGAATTCAAAAGCTCTTTTGTCGTCAAGCATGCTACTTTCAATATCCCTAAAAAGCTGATGTCTTTTTCGGTACGAAGGACATGCATTTCTACATAACATTATTATACATACAATCAGACATGTAAATCGAAGCACATATATAATTATAGTtgaaactaataataataataataataataataatacgatCCTAGCTCCTTCAATCTTCAAACCAACACATGCTGTttgtattaatatatattatatatagataaGGCTGCATACATACAGAGTTTTCGAAGTAATTATAATGTCCCAAGTATGATAATTGGTTTATTTGTATGATGGCTAGATTCCTCTAAGCTAGGAATATTGGAATATCAAAATAATCAtttcataagataacacataaaaGAAAGAACGACAATTAAAAATGCTtaggaattttaatttatttttttcccTCTTAGAATTTGAAATTGGTCTGTCGGTGAAGTGAAGGCATATAAAGCTAGCTAAGAATAAAACCAAAAAAGAAAGTGTCTTCGTTCGTATTTGTCTCTCACCAAACCACATACTTTTTTTTCATTGGTTCTGGCCTCTGGGGTTAATTTTTAGATACCACGTATTGTACTCTCAACACAGCCgaacaataatcacaaatatatataataatatttaaaatgaaaCAAAATAACATGAAAACAATAACAAGAGAGAGAAattgagagaaagagatgaaCCTGGTAGCAGAAGCTGCATGGAGACTCAAACCGATTCCGCCAGATGGAACATTAACAGCATGAAGAGCCCATTGAATCTCAAGCGGAGTTTCTCTCATTTGACACTTCATGTACGTCTGAAAACTCGCCGTAGCTACTATCCACACCTTCGGCTTGGACACAAATAACCTTGATATCTCTGAAACTAAATGATCAGATGGACTATAAAAACTACTGGACACTAATCCTCGAACTTCTGATCTCTGATTTTGATTATCATGGTCCTCAACAATCGTCCACTTTAAGTCTCCGGTATATATAATAACTCCTTCTCCTCCGGACACAAGACAGTCCACCTTTCTCTTCAGCTCCAAAAGCTTCCTCTCCACGTCTTCTCTTTTCATAAACTTGAAAGAAATCGGCGAGAACTGGAACTTGACAAAATGGGTTCTCCTAAGCTCCTCCGGAACCTCACCTCTCTCGAACCTTCCCATCAATTCGCAAACTAATCCTTCAGTTACAGAGACTGAGTCACCAACTATCACTGtgttcttttttttcttcctcaAGAAAACATCAAACACAACCATGATATCGTCcttaaattttgaataatttcgTTCTTCTTCGCCTTTAGGTGGCGTAAAAAGGAGCGGGTTTGGGTCAGAAGAATATGGCAACAAATGATTGTGCCAGAAATTTGGTAGCAGAAAGCTTGATGAGGAACTGAGGAAAACAGAGCTGTTAATGGAAGTGGAAGAGTCTTCCTCCAGGTTGTTCTTGACAGCAGTACTAGAGAAGCCGGCCTCTCTCATAACCCGGCTAACGCTGGGATCGTCCAAGATGGAGATGATGAGCTGTTCAAGCTCAACTTTGATTGTTAAGAGAGGTTGAGCTTGTTGGTGGTGTTGTTGCTGTTCGATGGAGCCGCGCCTCTGGTGAGCTTGAGCTCGCTTGAGAGCGGCTATGAGGGCGTTTGAGAGAGATGGCTGGTGGTGAGAATGGAGGAGAGGGCCTCCTGTAGTGGGAAGTCGGTTAAGTGCCACGTTAAAGCAGAGCTCAAGAGCTCGGCATTGAAGAGGCTGATGATGATGGTTATGAATGTTTTGATTGTTATGATGATGAGATTTAAGACAAGCCCTCCTCAAGAGACTAGCTCTAGAGGTGAGCAAAGTGGCAGCCACATGAAGAGGAGTGACCTGGGCATGGCCTCTCCTCTTGGCTAACCCCAGAGAGTGCTTCAATACTGAAGCAGCCTCCGCTGTTAGGGTCTGTTGTAGTGCACAAACTCCTGAGCGCATCACTCGGCCAAAACCCACCCCCCTATCCCCCCACCCTAACTTTCTTGTCAAACAAACAAGTGCCCAGCTAATAAACTTGGCTTCTCTTTCTTAGTTTCTGTTATTATTTTTTCTCGCCCCCCCTTTGTTGTGAAACTTAACACTAGTTCTTTTCAGAaacctttgtttttttttcttttcctttctttctttcccaACACCTCACAAAATCCTAGTTTTCTAACCCTCTCTAGGTAGATATTTCAGAATAATAAAGGCTTTGTTTTTTGGTACCTCTTCCTCTCTAGTGCAAGTTTTAAGGCTCACACAACAGTATAGTACCTGAAATGGAAGTAGCAGATAGTGAGGTTTTGGAAAGAAGAGTTATCAGAGCTTGATTTGAGCTTTACTAGAAAACCCAGGCTAGACCACGCCACCACCTTCTTTATACTTCCTCTTCATAAAAGAAAAAACAGATAAAataaactttattttttatttttcggGGGGAGTGTCTCTCTTTTTTgttcctttttttttaatattttctaatTCAAtattttcactctctctctctaattaaACCCTGAAACATATTTTTTATCACTCTAGATATGTTTTGAGTCTTATGAAAAGACTAGAATTTTAATTTGGGGAGATAATTAGTATAGGTAGTTTTTGGGCACCATAAAAAAATAGCATATCGGTAcactcttttttttatttttgggctGTGAAAGTACTTTTTTATGTTACTTATTTagattattttgtaaattttaaaaaaattataaataatttacactgtcgaaataatatttaaataagttACATTCTACacctataaaaaaaaatataactacatatgcaataaattattttaatattttttagatactataaattatataaaatttaaaaaaaatgtacagATATTCTATATAACTGcaatatataaaacaataaaaaaattgtgTGGCAAATACATCCGAGTCTAAAAATAGAGAGAAGCACGCCCATTTCATGGGTGCACAGTTGAAATTTTCCCATTAGTATACAAGGAAAAAAGTGTAACTTTTAATAACTATACATACATTTGagtcaaaaataataataaataagtatacatacatgtatatatatggtTTGTTGGGAGTCGTAAAATATTAGAAAAGGAGGAAAAAATTAATAGGCATGATGCACCAATCAAATAATTTTACTCTGATATTAAGATCAAAAGCTGCAAAAGAAGATATCAATCTATTCTACTTTTGTGTTTTAGTAGATCtatgttaaattaattaataataacaataattaa
The genomic region above belongs to Humulus lupulus chromosome 1, drHumLupu1.1, whole genome shotgun sequence and contains:
- the LOC133799955 gene encoding protein SMAX1-LIKE 4-like isoform X1 codes for the protein MRSGVCALQQTLTAEAASVLKHSLGLAKRRGHAQVTPLHVAATLLTSRASLLRRACLKSHHHNNQNIHNHHHQPLQCRALELCFNVALNRLPTTGGPLLHSHHQPSLSNALIAALKRAQAHQRRGSIEQQQHHQQAQPLLTIKVELEQLIISILDDPSVSRVMREAGFSSTAVKNNLEEDSSTSINSSVFLSSSSSFLLPNFWHNHLLPYSSDPNPLLFTPPKGEEERNYSKFKDDIMVVFDVFLRKKKKNTVIVGDSVSVTEGLVCELMGRFERGEVPEELRRTHFVKFQFSPISFKFMKREDVERKLLELKRKVDCLVSGGEGVIIYTGDLKWTIVEDHDNQNQRSEVRGLVSSSFYSPSDHLVSEISRLFVSKPKVWIVATASFQTYMKCQMRETPLEIQWALHAVNVPSGGIGLSLHAASATSVHDSRIMFSQSPETKPLLGSKDEILLQDHKLNCCSECASHCEKEAQLLKSGHQKLPAWLQPQCGTQFPQKDELAELRRKWSRLCHSLHQGKHNQIQYFNFPLQSNNNNNNNNNQITLFGNKSTSYHDSYSYTSSYPWWPAQTNIFQDSNSISFADPASEHSPGLEQGRFERQHSCTIEFNFDGEETGKQQLHHQEIEPSLNSLRSSRQGKEVKISLALGISTYSDSGKVVDRKMERSSWQRTEMCKMLKENVPWQSEIIPSVVEAMIVSESTKEPETCWLLIPGTDSIGKKRLARAVAELVLGSSDLLLQLNNHQTNGKMKPEPDQLVLSMAMKTHKKLVVFVEDIESADSQLMNFLAEGFETGKFGEANCIQAIFILSKRDSSNVHENDNKGSAVIQMTFNVTETTMSAGTGFNTLKFDGKRKAIEWDLPNKEFATKNPRMEKKENQLSRQSSFNTDLDLNVKADDDDGGSDLTREMAAAAGTEFRNPIGFLESIENVFVFNRSPARDREMKELFQSKMEESFSEICGKQNVLLLRTSLSVEERVLEEVCYGSGCFSNCLFEKWVKDVFQTALKTVRFSGKGKDSGSGSGGGGGGGGVVRLCLGGKEEGILEDGYMGSCLPTKIQVSYKD
- the LOC133799955 gene encoding protein SMAX1-LIKE 4-like isoform X2, coding for MRSGVCALQQTLTAEAASVLKHSLGLAKRRGHAQVTPLHVAATLLTSRASLLRRACLKSHHHNNQNIHNHHHQPLQCRALELCFNVALNRLPTTGGPLLHSHHQPSLSNALIAALKRAQAHQRRGSIEQQQHHQQAQPLLTIKVELEQLIISILDDPSVSRVMREAGFSSTAVKNNLEEDSSTSINSSVFLSSSSSFLLPNFWHNHLLPYSSDPNPLLFTPPKGEEERNYSKFKDDIMVVFDVFLRKKKKNTVIVGDSVSVTEGLVCELMGRFERGEVPEELRRTHFVKFQFSPISFKFMKREDVERKLLELKRKVDCLVSGGEGVIIYTGDLKWTIVEDHDNQNQRSEVRGLVSSSFYSPSDHLVSEISRLFVSKPKVWIVATASFQTYMKCQMRETPLEIQWALHAVNVPSGGIGLSLHAASATSVHDSRIMFSQSPETKPLLGSKDEILLQDHKLNCCSECASHCEKEAQLLKSGHQKLPAWLQPQCGTQFPQKDELAELRRKWSRLCHSLHQGKHNQIQYFNFPLQTQTNIFQDSNSISFADPASEHSPGLEQGRFERQHSCTIEFNFDGEETGKQQLHHQEIEPSLNSLRSSRQGKEVKISLALGISTYSDSGKVVDRKMERSSWQRTEMCKMLKENVPWQSEIIPSVVEAMIVSESTKEPETCWLLIPGTDSIGKKRLARAVAELVLGSSDLLLQLNNHQTNGKMKPEPDQLVLSMAMKTHKKLVVFVEDIESADSQLMNFLAEGFETGKFGEANCIQAIFILSKRDSSNVHENDNKGSAVIQMTFNVTETTMSAGTGFNTLKFDGKRKAIEWDLPNKEFATKNPRMEKKENQLSRQSSFNTDLDLNVKADDDDGGSDLTREMAAAAGTEFRNPIGFLESIENVFVFNRSPARDREMKELFQSKMEESFSEICGKQNVLLLRTSLSVEERVLEEVCYGSGCFSNCLFEKWVKDVFQTALKTVRFSGKGKDSGSGSGGGGGGGGVVRLCLGGKEEGILEDGYMGSCLPTKIQVSYKD